In a genomic window of Thermococcus sp. EP1:
- a CDS encoding cytochrome C biogenesis protein encodes MKNRAILILFSILGMGKGALAETVNEFTSLTTFSVIALGILNAFRPSVFLMIVFLLSMIALLDENKILKVGLSFTAGAFLGYTIIASALMNLHGKFLFLRYFVVAFGIIVGIYKILSSLGYVKISPNNPLREKSNRILEKATSPSSAFLVGGLMSFFSLSCVLPSYLLVTSLLSDGFSLGVRVALLAIFVGISVFPLVLVTLGFHYGNKYTKLGVAVDKLSKMSGRGDLAMGVILVTVSILYLLFLG; translated from the coding sequence ATGAAAAATAGAGCTATTTTAATATTGTTTAGTATATTGGGTATGGGAAAAGGTGCTCTAGCAGAGACTGTTAATGAGTTTACCAGCCTAACAACCTTTTCAGTAATAGCACTTGGGATTCTAAATGCATTTAGGCCTTCTGTTTTCTTGATGATAGTATTTCTCCTATCAATGATAGCTCTACTGGATGAAAATAAAATACTTAAAGTGGGCCTTTCCTTTACTGCAGGTGCCTTTCTAGGTTATACCATAATAGCTTCTGCTTTGATGAATCTTCACGGAAAATTCCTGTTTTTAAGGTATTTTGTAGTAGCTTTTGGAATTATAGTGGGAATTTATAAAATACTTTCTTCACTTGGATATGTGAAAATCTCTCCTAACAATCCTTTGAGAGAAAAAAGTAATAGGATACTAGAAAAAGCGACTTCGCCGTCTAGTGCTTTTTTAGTAGGAGGTCTCATGTCTTTCTTCTCACTTTCATGTGTTCTTCCTTCATACCTCTTAGTGACTTCTCTCCTTTCGGATGGATTTTCATTAGGTGTTAGAGTGGCTCTTTTGGCTATATTTGTTGGAATATCGGTTTTTCCTCTGGTCTTGGTCACTCTAGGATTTCATTACGGCAATAAGTATACAAAACTTGGAGTGGCAGTCGACAAACTCTCAAAAATGAGTGGAAGAGGGGACCTAGCTATGGGTGTGATCTTGGTGACTGTGAGTATTCTTTACCTTTTGTTCCTTGGATAG
- a CDS encoding TRASH domain-containing protein produces the protein MVKLDEIDLKLIYLLRDNSRLSISELAEILGVSRPTVRARIEKLEKERIIRGYTIKISPELERAENIVIMIIKTDTPEKLEEFDEIIEINKFTSKKYIIKIAVENMEQLRQVVEKAGFEVIEIMPVLEMRERERPIKIRVPFKCDYCGKDIVEEPIVYKYRNKVYFFCCETCFREFKKARENLEKVRLSKEQKVKNTHSHQDHTHS, from the coding sequence ATGGTAAAGCTTGATGAAATTGACTTAAAACTCATATATCTACTGAGAGACAACTCAAGGCTTAGCATCTCTGAATTAGCAGAGATTTTAGGAGTAAGCAGACCTACTGTAAGAGCAAGAATAGAAAAATTAGAAAAAGAGAGAATAATCAGAGGATATACAATAAAAATTTCCCCAGAACTTGAGAGAGCTGAGAATATAGTAATAATGATCATCAAAACCGACACTCCCGAAAAACTTGAAGAATTTGATGAGATCATCGAGATTAATAAGTTTACAAGTAAAAAGTATATTATAAAGATTGCAGTAGAAAACATGGAGCAGCTTAGACAAGTTGTTGAGAAGGCTGGGTTTGAAGTAATTGAGATAATGCCAGTACTAGAGATGAGAGAGCGAGAGAGACCAATAAAGATAAGAGTCCCATTTAAATGTGATTATTGTGGAAAGGACATTGTCGAGGAACCTATAGTATATAAGTATCGCAACAAAGTGTATTTCTTCTGCTGCGAAACCTGTTTTAGAGAGTTTAAAAAAGCGAGAGAGAATTTAGAGAAGGTTAGACTATCCAAGGAACAAAAGGTAAAGAATACTCACAGTCACCAAGATCACACCCATAGCTAG
- a CDS encoding heavy metal translocating P-type ATPase: MDVNIKITGMSCASCAKTIEVALRELEGIKDVKVNLATESAYVKFDESMVNITQIIRAIESVGYGVVREKRDAIIKIGGMTCASCVKTIEVALKELPGVLDVKVNLATEKATVSYDPTLVDMEDIQKTIEEFGYQFLGVEGEESVDIEKEARERHLKDMKKKLIVAWTFGGIITLMTYRWLLGFDFEIPYMLWIQFALATPVIAYSGKEMFLKAVRSLRHKTLNMDVMYSMGVGSAYIASVLATVGILPTEYNFYEASVLLLAFLLLGRYLEHVAKGRTSEAIKKLMGLQAKKATVIRDGKEIEIPVSQVKVGDIVIVKPGEKIPVDGIVLEGESYVDESMITGEPIPNLKRKGDEVIGGTINKNSVLKIEAKRVGGDTVLAQIIKLVEEAQNTRPPIQRIADRIVTYFIPVVLTIGLISFAYWGFIAKQPLIFAFTTLISVLVIACPCAFGLATPTALTVGMGKGAEMGILIKNGEVLEIARKATVVLFDKTGTLTKGKPEVTDVVTFGIDEKELLELVASAEKRSEHPLGEAIVRKAQELGLELEEPEQFEAITGKGVKAKVRGREVLAGNRKLLRENGYSIERIEKTLHKLEDEAKTAIIIAIDGEIVGVIGIADTIKEHAKEAIEELHKMGKKVGMITGDNKRTANAIAKQLGVDYVLAEVLPQDKANEVRKLQEKGEVVIFVGDGINDAPALAQADIGIAVSSGTDIAMESGEIVLMKNDIRDVVKAIKLSQKTLSKIKQNFFWAMIYNLILIPIAAGLGYILLGIQFQPEWAAGAMSLSSVSVVSNSLLLKRTRI, from the coding sequence ATGGACGTGAATATTAAAATTACTGGAATGAGTTGCGCTTCCTGTGCTAAAACTATAGAGGTAGCTCTTAGAGAATTAGAGGGTATAAAGGATGTTAAAGTAAACTTAGCGACAGAAAGTGCATACGTTAAATTCGACGAATCTATGGTTAATATAACTCAAATCATTAGAGCAATAGAGAGTGTTGGCTATGGTGTCGTTAGAGAAAAGAGGGATGCAATAATTAAAATCGGCGGCATGACCTGTGCATCATGTGTAAAAACGATAGAAGTTGCCCTAAAAGAGTTACCGGGAGTACTGGACGTTAAAGTAAACCTTGCCACTGAGAAGGCAACTGTCAGTTATGATCCAACATTAGTGGATATGGAAGATATTCAAAAGACCATAGAAGAGTTTGGTTATCAATTTTTGGGCGTTGAAGGGGAAGAGAGTGTGGATATTGAAAAAGAAGCAAGAGAAAGACATCTAAAAGATATGAAGAAAAAACTTATTGTTGCTTGGACATTCGGTGGAATTATAACTCTAATGACTTATAGATGGCTTTTGGGCTTTGACTTTGAGATTCCCTACATGCTCTGGATACAGTTTGCCTTAGCGACGCCAGTCATAGCGTATTCAGGAAAAGAAATGTTCTTAAAAGCCGTTAGGTCTTTGAGACATAAGACACTCAACATGGATGTGATGTACTCAATGGGTGTAGGCTCAGCATACATTGCTAGCGTGCTTGCAACAGTTGGTATTTTGCCCACGGAATACAACTTCTATGAAGCGAGCGTGCTCTTATTGGCATTCTTGCTTTTGGGTAGATATCTGGAACACGTAGCAAAAGGCAGAACTAGTGAGGCAATTAAGAAGCTTATGGGTCTGCAGGCCAAGAAAGCAACTGTAATCAGGGATGGAAAGGAAATTGAGATACCTGTAAGTCAAGTTAAAGTTGGAGATATTGTGATTGTCAAGCCTGGAGAGAAAATACCGGTTGATGGTATAGTCCTTGAAGGGGAAAGCTATGTTGACGAGTCAATGATTACAGGAGAGCCGATTCCAAACTTAAAGAGGAAAGGCGATGAGGTAATCGGCGGAACCATAAACAAGAACTCCGTTTTAAAGATTGAGGCAAAAAGAGTTGGAGGAGACACGGTTTTAGCTCAAATAATTAAACTCGTTGAGGAAGCTCAGAACACTAGACCACCAATACAAAGGATAGCTGATAGGATAGTGACTTACTTTATTCCTGTAGTATTGACAATAGGCTTAATCTCCTTTGCATATTGGGGATTCATAGCAAAGCAACCCCTCATCTTTGCATTCACCACGCTGATCAGCGTCTTAGTGATAGCATGCCCATGTGCCTTTGGACTAGCAACACCTACTGCTCTAACTGTGGGAATGGGTAAAGGGGCTGAGATGGGAATTTTAATTAAAAACGGTGAAGTGCTTGAAATAGCTAGAAAGGCCACAGTAGTGCTCTTTGACAAGACGGGAACCCTAACTAAAGGAAAGCCAGAGGTTACGGATGTAGTGACTTTTGGCATAGACGAGAAGGAGCTTTTAGAATTGGTGGCATCTGCCGAAAAGCGCTCAGAGCACCCCTTGGGAGAAGCAATAGTTAGAAAAGCCCAAGAGCTTGGCTTGGAGTTGGAAGAGCCTGAGCAGTTTGAGGCAATCACTGGAAAAGGTGTTAAGGCTAAGGTGCGTGGAAGGGAAGTCCTAGCGGGGAATAGAAAGCTGTTAAGAGAGAACGGGTATTCAATAGAACGCATTGAAAAGACGCTTCACAAGCTCGAAGATGAGGCGAAAACGGCTATAATAATAGCTATAGATGGCGAGATAGTCGGCGTCATCGGAATTGCGGACACAATAAAGGAGCATGCAAAGGAAGCTATTGAGGAACTGCACAAAATGGGTAAGAAAGTAGGCATGATTACTGGGGACAATAAGAGGACTGCGAATGCAATAGCAAAGCAATTAGGAGTTGACTATGTCCTAGCTGAAGTCCTGCCTCAAGATAAGGCCAATGAGGTTAGAAAGCTCCAAGAAAAGGGAGAAGTGGTCATCTTCGTTGGAGATGGAATTAATGATGCCCCTGCTTTAGCTCAAGCGGACATAGGTATAGCAGTAAGTTCAGGAACTGATATAGCAATGGAAAGTGGTGAGATAGTCCTTATGAAAAATGACATAAGGGATGTCGTCAAGGCAATAAAGCTTAGTCAAAAAACCCTTTCAAAGATCAAGCAGAATTTCTTCTGGGCAATGATATACAACTTAATCCTAATTCCAATAGCTGCAGGACTGGGTTATATCTTACTTGGAATCCAGTTCCAGCCAGAGTGGGCTGCAGGTGCAATGTCATTAAGTAGTGTGAGCGTTGTGAGTAACTCCCTCTTATTAAAGAGGACTAGGATTTGA
- a CDS encoding thioredoxin family protein, with protein sequence MIKEFDGDFEVIKRAKHALLWFSSPGCPPCKMIEPFMHELSERYKEVEFWEVDIEKYPRVAQTFEILNVPTLVYLKKGGEVDRQNLVRRKEEVEERLKKLLKV encoded by the coding sequence ATGATTAAAGAATTTGATGGAGATTTTGAAGTGATCAAGAGGGCTAAACATGCCCTCCTTTGGTTTTCTTCTCCCGGCTGCCCTCCATGCAAGATGATTGAACCATTTATGCATGAGCTTAGTGAGAGGTATAAGGAAGTGGAATTTTGGGAAGTCGATATAGAAAAATATCCCAGAGTGGCTCAGACTTTTGAGATATTAAATGTTCCAACGTTGGTTTATCTAAAGAAAGGTGGAGAAGTCGACAGGCAAAACTTAGTGAGGAGAAAAGAGGAAGTAGAAGAAAGACTAAAAAAGCTACTCAAAGTTTAA
- a CDS encoding PD40 domain-containing protein, translating into MGKALSFIIISIIVLILVSGCVNKTLPAEQTIIPLDSPELPERGFFMGVLPTPAEGQTFEEAYSQAAEYVEFSPVWGRPTPFYSLASELSGDWGQTFVEGYIRKNGMFPIIHVSFIGPNITLITPPNMKNATLSDPKWREAYKKAVLDVVKISRPLYLSLGNEVNRWYEKYGVKEGDPNGFQHYVSLYEEIYDAVKELSPETKVFCTFAREIVSENREANLEVLSLFNPDKMDLLVFTSYPYAVRGINRPCDIPDDYYSRALKYMPGKPFGLIEIGWPSIEAFGGEQGQADFILEVTGRLTEEQGINLHLLGWAWLHDLNENDHLGLITKDGREKLAYNVWASISRLGKRAMPTIREDTIPKNAIKIMPEMDVFPPILHSDEWSKPVPLEGPINTAGAEDSPFVTPDGKNLYFFFTPDVNVPPQKQLIDGVTGIWWSKKINGKWSKPMRIVLGSSESLDGAVFILNDTMWFASVRRGNYGEVDIYTAKFRNGRWTDVKNAGELLNAVYDVGELCTSPDGKTMYYGCGGDICMMDYVNGSWVNPRKVPNINSELNEDQPFITPDGNELWFTGQSRLGYPGPAIFRSLKTKDGWSEPEEIVSNFAGEPVLDAQGNLYFVHHYVTKDMKIIEADIYVAYKK; encoded by the coding sequence ATGGGGAAAGCTTTGTCCTTTATTATAATAAGTATCATAGTTTTAATACTCGTTTCTGGTTGTGTTAATAAAACTTTACCTGCAGAACAAACGATAATCCCGTTAGACTCTCCAGAACTTCCTGAGAGAGGATTTTTCATGGGAGTTCTCCCAACTCCTGCAGAAGGACAAACTTTTGAGGAAGCATACTCACAGGCAGCTGAATATGTCGAGTTTTCCCCTGTGTGGGGGAGGCCAACTCCATTTTATTCCCTTGCAAGTGAGCTCTCTGGAGACTGGGGGCAAACGTTTGTGGAGGGCTACATAAGAAAAAACGGCATGTTCCCAATTATCCATGTTTCATTTATAGGGCCAAACATAACGCTCATAACACCCCCAAATATGAAAAATGCAACTCTAAGCGACCCCAAGTGGAGAGAGGCATATAAAAAGGCAGTCCTTGATGTAGTAAAAATCTCAAGGCCTCTTTATCTCTCTTTAGGTAATGAAGTTAATAGATGGTACGAAAAATATGGGGTCAAAGAGGGAGATCCTAATGGCTTTCAGCACTATGTTAGCCTTTATGAGGAGATATACGATGCCGTAAAAGAGCTATCACCTGAGACCAAAGTTTTCTGCACATTTGCTCGAGAGATTGTATCTGAAAATAGAGAAGCGAATCTTGAAGTTCTTTCACTTTTTAATCCAGATAAGATGGATCTTCTCGTCTTTACGAGCTATCCTTATGCTGTCAGGGGCATAAACCGGCCCTGTGATATCCCAGATGACTACTACTCCCGCGCACTCAAATATATGCCGGGAAAACCATTTGGTTTGATTGAGATTGGATGGCCATCAATTGAGGCATTTGGAGGTGAACAGGGGCAAGCTGATTTTATACTCGAGGTAACAGGTCGTCTTACCGAAGAGCAGGGGATCAATTTGCACCTGCTTGGTTGGGCATGGCTCCATGATTTGAATGAAAATGACCATCTTGGTCTTATAACCAAAGATGGTAGAGAAAAACTAGCTTATAATGTTTGGGCGAGCATATCACGGCTAGGAAAGAGGGCGATGCCGACAATTCGAGAAGATACTATCCCTAAAAATGCCATTAAAATAATGCCAGAAATGGATGTATTCCCACCCATTCTCCATTCTGACGAGTGGAGCAAACCTGTGCCTTTAGAGGGACCAATAAACACAGCCGGAGCAGAGGATTCTCCATTTGTGACACCAGATGGAAAGAATCTCTACTTTTTCTTCACTCCGGATGTCAATGTACCTCCGCAAAAACAGCTCATTGACGGTGTTACTGGCATATGGTGGTCAAAGAAAATCAATGGAAAATGGAGCAAACCCATGAGGATTGTATTGGGGAGCAGTGAATCCCTTGATGGAGCAGTTTTTATTTTAAACGACACCATGTGGTTCGCCTCTGTTAGGCGCGGAAATTATGGAGAAGTTGACATATATACAGCAAAATTTAGAAATGGAAGATGGACGGATGTTAAGAATGCAGGAGAGCTTTTGAATGCCGTCTATGATGTGGGGGAGCTGTGTACCAGTCCAGACGGGAAGACGATGTATTATGGATGTGGTGGGGACATATGCATGATGGATTATGTAAACGGATCATGGGTGAATCCGAGAAAGGTCCCGAATATAAATAGCGAACTTAATGAGGATCAGCCTTTCATAACTCCAGATGGCAATGAATTATGGTTCACCGGGCAAAGTCGGCTTGGATATCCCGGCCCTGCAATATTTAGATCTTTGAAAACAAAAGATGGGTGGAGTGAGCCAGAGGAAATAGTTTCTAACTTTGCTGGGGAGCCGGTGCTGGATGCGCAGGGGAACTTATATTTTGTGCATCATTATGTCACAAAAGATATGAAAATCATAGAAGCAGATATTTATGTGGCTTATAAAAAGTGA
- a CDS encoding NifB/NifX family molybdenum-iron cluster-binding protein, giving the protein MRIAIPAEDDKGLESNVSAHFGRAKYFVFIDVENGKIKNTEVVEVPFDKHGPGDLPNFIKEHDSKVVLAYGMGRRAIEYFNNLGIEVITGAHGKIKDIVEAFIHQVLEIDPYWKKKIEEDKKREGHHEHSSHS; this is encoded by the coding sequence ATGAGAATAGCAATACCTGCTGAGGATGACAAAGGTCTAGAAAGCAACGTAAGTGCGCATTTTGGAAGAGCTAAATACTTTGTTTTTATTGATGTTGAAAATGGTAAAATTAAAAATACTGAAGTTGTGGAGGTGCCTTTTGATAAACATGGACCTGGAGACTTGCCAAATTTCATCAAAGAGCACGACAGCAAAGTAGTTTTAGCTTATGGAATGGGAAGGAGAGCAATAGAATATTTCAACAACCTCGGTATTGAAGTTATTACTGGAGCCCATGGCAAAATCAAAGATATAGTTGAGGCATTTATTCACCAAGTTCTTGAAATTGATCCTTACTGGAAAAAGAAGATTGAAGAAGACAAAAAGAGAGAAGGACACCATGAACACAGTTCTCATTCCTAA
- a CDS encoding FmdE family protein, whose amino-acid sequence MLMINQLIKEGKVEEILEYARQFHGHVCPYLALGIRASLIAMEELGVGRVDHSESVDESILAIVEINSCFTDGVQVTTGCTLGNNSLIYWDLGKTALTLVKRSTWEGVRVYADAEKLRKHYPSDAVELFTKVVRERKGTPEERKRLWELWEEAARTMLKLPKDEFKIEKVRVSPVEQAPIFESVRCAKCNELVMSTRTVSFDGEQVCLRCAGERYYAVIGRGIVEVNGFRR is encoded by the coding sequence ATGCTTATGATCAATCAACTTATTAAGGAAGGAAAAGTTGAAGAAATCCTTGAATATGCTAGACAATTTCATGGACATGTCTGCCCGTATCTTGCTCTTGGCATTAGGGCTTCATTAATAGCTATGGAAGAGCTTGGCGTTGGAAGAGTTGATCATTCTGAAAGTGTTGATGAAAGCATCTTGGCAATAGTTGAGATTAATAGTTGCTTCACAGATGGTGTTCAAGTGACAACAGGTTGTACATTGGGAAACAATTCTCTTATATACTGGGATCTCGGAAAAACTGCTCTCACGCTTGTCAAACGCTCAACCTGGGAAGGAGTTAGAGTTTATGCTGACGCAGAAAAATTGAGAAAGCACTATCCCTCGGACGCTGTGGAACTCTTCACTAAAGTTGTTAGAGAAAGGAAAGGAACACCTGAGGAAAGAAAACGCCTTTGGGAACTTTGGGAAGAGGCGGCAAGGACCATGTTAAAACTTCCAAAAGATGAATTTAAAATTGAAAAAGTTAGGGTTTCGCCAGTGGAACAAGCTCCAATATTTGAAAGCGTTCGCTGTGCTAAGTGCAATGAGCTCGTAATGTCCACAAGGACAGTATCTTTTGATGGTGAGCAAGTTTGTTTGAGATGCGCGGGAGAAAGATACTATGCTGTAATCGGAAGGGGGATAGTGGAGGTTAATGGCTTTAGGAGGTAG
- a CDS encoding iron ABC transporter substrate-binding protein, giving the protein MKKIPFLLGVLLILLISGCINSSQSSITSSTSTSTQYITVTDLLGRSVEVPSEVTKVVATGPGALRLVVYLNATDKVVGVEEFEKRYSYGRPYIMAHPELKELPIIGPGGPGKLPDLEALISLKPDVIFITYVDSKTADEIQEKTGIPVIVLSYGQLTTFEDEELFRSIELAGKILENEKRAEDVLNFIRAIQEDLIKRTENAKSPSVYIGGIGYKGAHGIESTEAKYPPFVVLHANNVADELGEGHKFIDKEKLLEWDPDYLFLDEGGLSLVLDDYNKNPEFYNSLTAVKEGNIYGILPYNFYTTNIGTALADTYFIGKILYPERFEDVDPVKKADEIYTFLVGKPVYKEMATQFGGFGRIELANGTVEYSLPTSP; this is encoded by the coding sequence ATGAAGAAGATTCCATTTTTGCTCGGTGTGCTGCTGATTCTTTTAATCAGTGGATGTATAAATAGCTCACAAAGCTCAATAACTAGCAGCACTTCTACAAGCACTCAATACATCACTGTCACTGATTTGCTGGGAAGAAGCGTTGAGGTTCCATCAGAGGTCACTAAGGTTGTTGCGACAGGACCTGGTGCTTTAAGACTGGTGGTTTACCTAAATGCTACTGATAAGGTGGTAGGTGTCGAAGAGTTTGAGAAGCGTTATTCTTATGGGAGGCCCTATATAATGGCTCATCCAGAGCTTAAGGAGCTTCCCATTATAGGACCAGGGGGACCAGGGAAGCTTCCTGATCTTGAAGCATTGATTAGTCTCAAACCAGATGTTATATTCATAACCTATGTTGATAGCAAAACAGCCGATGAAATACAGGAGAAGACCGGTATCCCAGTCATTGTCCTTAGTTATGGCCAATTGACCACATTTGAAGATGAAGAGCTATTTAGATCTATTGAATTGGCAGGTAAGATCCTTGAAAATGAGAAGCGTGCTGAAGACGTTCTGAACTTTATTAGGGCTATACAGGAAGACCTCATAAAGCGTACTGAGAACGCTAAAAGCCCCAGTGTCTACATTGGGGGTATAGGTTATAAGGGAGCACATGGGATAGAGAGCACCGAAGCCAAATACCCGCCTTTCGTTGTATTGCATGCCAATAATGTTGCCGATGAGCTTGGTGAAGGTCATAAGTTTATCGACAAAGAAAAGCTTCTTGAGTGGGACCCAGACTATCTATTTCTTGATGAAGGGGGCTTAAGCCTCGTGCTTGATGACTACAACAAGAATCCAGAATTCTATAACTCATTAACTGCTGTAAAAGAGGGTAACATCTATGGTATCCTACCATACAACTTTTACACAACCAATATAGGGACCGCTCTAGCAGACACGTATTTCATTGGGAAAATCCTATACCCGGAGCGTTTTGAGGATGTAGACCCAGTAAAAAAGGCTGATGAGATATATACATTCCTAGTTGGAAAACCAGTCTACAAAGAAATGGCCACTCAATTTGGCGGATTTGGTAGAATTGAATTGGCAAATGGGACTGTTGAATATTCTCTACCCACTTCACCGTGA
- a CDS encoding iron ABC transporter permease has protein sequence MDYEHYIARKVLLGIFLSLLLVLVSLYSIARGGYRLSLEEVFNALVGVGSESAHLVIWNIRLPRVIAGIIVGASLAIAGAVMQGFLRNPLATPFTMGVSHGAMFGASFAILLGAGYAESSGRIILDNPYTVVLFAFFGAISATIVILALAKLKDLSPEAIILAGVAMSSLFIALTTLVQYFANELQLAAMVYWSFGDLGRATWQEDMILLAVFIPVFMYFIIKRWDLNASAVGDDVAKSVGVDVERVRLISTFLAALITAVSVAFVGVIGFVGLIAPHAIRLLVGGDYRFLIPLSALAGGLLLLVADTVARLVFSPMTLPVGVVTSFLGAPTFIYLLIRMEGRR, from the coding sequence ATGGACTACGAGCATTACATTGCTAGAAAAGTGTTGCTTGGTATTTTTCTTTCTCTTCTTCTTGTTTTGGTTAGTCTTTATTCCATAGCGCGTGGTGGTTATAGACTTTCCTTAGAAGAGGTTTTCAATGCACTCGTTGGAGTAGGGAGTGAAAGTGCCCATCTTGTCATTTGGAATATTCGTCTTCCTAGGGTGATCGCAGGAATTATTGTAGGAGCCTCTCTAGCCATAGCAGGAGCAGTTATGCAGGGCTTTCTTAGAAACCCTTTGGCGACTCCATTCACAATGGGAGTTTCTCATGGGGCTATGTTTGGCGCATCCTTTGCTATATTATTGGGGGCAGGTTATGCGGAGAGTTCAGGCAGGATAATTCTAGATAACCCTTATACAGTTGTTCTCTTTGCTTTCTTTGGGGCAATAAGTGCTACAATAGTTATTCTAGCTCTTGCTAAGCTAAAAGATCTTAGTCCTGAGGCAATAATTCTAGCCGGGGTTGCTATGAGTTCCCTTTTTATTGCCCTGACAACACTTGTCCAGTACTTTGCTAATGAGTTGCAACTTGCTGCCATGGTTTATTGGAGCTTTGGGGACCTTGGTAGAGCAACATGGCAAGAAGATATGATACTTTTAGCTGTTTTTATTCCCGTATTCATGTACTTCATTATCAAACGTTGGGATTTAAATGCCTCTGCTGTGGGGGATGATGTGGCCAAATCAGTCGGTGTTGATGTTGAGAGAGTTAGATTAATCTCTACCTTCCTTGCAGCTCTGATTACGGCAGTGAGTGTGGCTTTTGTGGGAGTTATAGGATTTGTGGGATTGATAGCCCCACATGCTATTAGACTATTAGTCGGAGGGGATTATCGCTTTTTAATTCCATTATCGGCTCTAGCAGGAGGTCTTCTTCTCCTTGTGGCTGATACTGTTGCAAGATTAGTCTTTTCACCAATGACTTTGCCTGTTGGTGTTGTAACGTCTTTTCTTGGTGCCCCCACGTTCATTTATCTTCTTATAAGGATGGAGGGACGGCGATGA
- a CDS encoding ABC transporter ATP-binding protein, with protein sequence MKAVKVEGLYFTYNGSEVLKGITLEVEEGEFVAILGPNGAGKSTLLKCIAGLLHCSGVEVLERPIQEYSRDELAKLLAYVPQRTIPGFMTVFDMVLLGRRPYMGLRPSRRDIEVVNRTLKKLDISHLALKHSNRLSGGELQKVSIARALAQEPKILLMDEPTNNLDLKSQLDVMEIAKNFVSSGGTSIIVMHDVNLALRFAERFIFMKNGEIVADGGKEILKPRLFEEVYEVKVVIHEVSGVPVVVPLHKHSLP encoded by the coding sequence ATGAAAGCCGTGAAAGTTGAGGGACTTTATTTCACATACAATGGTTCTGAGGTGTTAAAGGGGATAACTCTTGAGGTTGAGGAAGGAGAATTTGTTGCTATCCTTGGGCCTAATGGTGCTGGAAAAAGTACTCTATTAAAGTGCATTGCAGGGCTTCTTCACTGTTCTGGAGTTGAAGTCTTGGAGAGACCTATTCAAGAATATTCTAGAGATGAGCTGGCAAAACTTCTTGCATACGTCCCACAGAGGACTATTCCTGGGTTTATGACAGTTTTTGATATGGTTCTTCTAGGTAGAAGACCATATATGGGTCTTAGACCTTCTAGAAGAGATATAGAGGTGGTGAATAGAACCCTCAAAAAGCTCGACATCTCACATCTTGCTTTAAAACATAGCAATAGGTTAAGTGGTGGAGAGCTCCAAAAAGTAAGTATAGCGAGGGCCTTGGCTCAAGAACCGAAAATCCTTCTAATGGATGAACCAACTAACAATCTTGACTTAAAAAGCCAATTAGATGTCATGGAAATAGCAAAAAATTTTGTGTCATCTGGTGGAACATCAATAATCGTTATGCATGATGTAAACCTAGCTCTTCGTTTTGCTGAGAGATTTATTTTTATGAAAAATGGGGAAATAGTAGCCGATGGGGGTAAAGAGATTCTCAAACCAAGACTCTTTGAAGAAGTTTATGAAGTAAAGGTGGTTATTCACGAAGTCTCTGGTGTCCCAGTGGTTGTTCCACTTCATAAACATTCTCTGCCATAG